The Amycolatopsis viridis genome window below encodes:
- a CDS encoding DUF4383 domain-containing protein, giving the protein MSRSVTSAQSRTAAQVVAAAVGVVFLLVGIAGFIPGLTTHYDTLSFAGHHSGAMLLGVFAVSILHNLVHLAFGVAGLALARTASGARTFLIAGGAIYLVLWIYGLIVDHDSAGNFVPVNTADNWLHLGLAVGMIALGLATGRRTTPAR; this is encoded by the coding sequence ATGTCCCGTTCCGTCACCAGCGCCCAGTCGCGCACCGCGGCGCAAGTCGTCGCCGCCGCGGTGGGCGTCGTGTTCCTGCTCGTCGGCATCGCCGGCTTCATCCCCGGCCTGACCACCCACTACGACACGCTCAGCTTCGCCGGGCACCACTCCGGCGCGATGCTGCTCGGCGTGTTCGCCGTGTCGATCCTGCACAACCTGGTCCACCTGGCCTTCGGCGTCGCCGGCCTGGCGCTGGCCCGCACCGCTTCCGGCGCGCGCACGTTCCTCATCGCCGGCGGCGCGATCTACCTGGTCCTGTGGATCTACGGGCTGATCGTCGACCACGACTCCGCGGGCAACTTCGTCCCCGTCAACACCGCGGACAACTGGCTCCACCTCGGTCTCGCCGTGGGCATGATCGCCCTCGGCCTCGCCACCGGCAGGCGCACCACGCCGGCCCGATGA
- a CDS encoding DUF2382 domain-containing protein, with translation MTQTNQHYAHWSGRTLYDSSGAKVGQIGQLWADDADGHPTWLTTRTGMFGTRESFVPVQGVQERDDGNLETRYPKELIKDAPQVEPAPTERGQHLDVTEEQQLYRHYQLAGEHGAQAGHGGGRPAGAEGHDVSGPTTDEAMTRSEERLRVGTERRERGRARLRKYVVTETEQVEVPVTREEVRVEREPITDANREQAMSGPGISEEEHEVTLHEERPVVATEAVPVERVRLAKHQVQDTETVRGEVRKEHIDTDTGAEHGRRE, from the coding sequence ATGACGCAAACCAACCAGCACTACGCCCACTGGAGCGGACGCACGCTGTACGACAGCAGCGGCGCCAAGGTCGGCCAGATCGGCCAGTTGTGGGCCGACGACGCGGACGGACACCCGACCTGGCTGACGACGCGGACCGGCATGTTCGGCACCCGCGAGTCGTTCGTCCCGGTGCAGGGCGTGCAGGAACGCGACGACGGCAACCTGGAGACCCGCTACCCGAAGGAGCTGATCAAGGACGCACCACAGGTGGAACCGGCTCCCACCGAGCGCGGGCAGCACCTCGACGTGACCGAGGAACAGCAGCTCTACCGCCACTACCAGCTCGCCGGCGAGCACGGTGCGCAGGCCGGGCACGGCGGCGGCCGGCCCGCGGGCGCGGAAGGCCACGACGTCTCGGGACCCACGACCGACGAGGCGATGACGCGCTCGGAGGAGCGGTTGCGGGTGGGCACCGAACGGCGCGAGCGCGGGCGTGCCCGGCTGCGCAAGTACGTCGTCACCGAGACCGAGCAGGTCGAGGTGCCGGTCACCCGGGAGGAAGTGCGGGTCGAGCGGGAACCGATCACCGACGCCAACCGCGAGCAGGCGATGTCGGGACCGGGGATCTCCGAAGAGGAACACGAGGTCACCCTGCACGAGGAACGGCCCGTGGTGGCCACCGAAGCCGTGCCCGTGGAACGGGTCCGGCTGGCCAAGCACCAGGTGCAGGACACCGAAACCGTCCGCGGCGAGGTCCGCAAGGAACACATCGACACCGACACCGGTGCCGAGCACGGCCGCCGGGAGTGA
- a CDS encoding S1C family serine protease, which translates to MTSWRVRVPAAAGAAVLLLLASCTSPTPAPQPPSPQVTAGVVGVASQAQPRVVKILTPGGNGSGVVYTADGLILTNEHVVRGASAVQVAFADGQRLGGTVRAADAVTDLALVAVSRTGLPPARFQAALPQTGELLIVIGSPLGFENSVTAGVVSGLHREIPGSAVETQALVDLIQTDAPISPGSSGGGVFNAGGEVVGISEAYIPPQAGAVSLGFAIPAATAVDVAEQLRTTGRARHAFAGLEPAQLTPQIAAQLRLSRSDGVIAAAIVPGGPAATAGLRPGDVITRVDDAVVATPEEFLVQLRRRDPGQVITLTFHGPDGRDVSASLTLTDRPGLSS; encoded by the coding sequence ATGACCTCGTGGCGGGTTCGTGTGCCCGCCGCGGCTGGGGCCGCGGTGCTCCTCCTCCTCGCCTCGTGCACGTCACCCACACCGGCGCCGCAGCCGCCGTCGCCCCAGGTCACGGCCGGTGTGGTCGGGGTGGCGAGCCAGGCGCAGCCGCGCGTGGTCAAGATCCTCACACCGGGCGGCAACGGCAGCGGGGTCGTCTACACCGCCGACGGTCTCATTCTCACCAACGAGCATGTGGTGCGCGGAGCGTCCGCCGTGCAGGTCGCCTTCGCCGACGGCCAGCGGCTCGGCGGAACCGTCCGCGCCGCCGACGCCGTGACCGATCTGGCTCTCGTCGCGGTGTCCCGCACCGGGCTGCCACCGGCCCGGTTCCAGGCCGCACTGCCGCAGACGGGTGAACTCCTCATCGTGATCGGCAGCCCGCTCGGGTTCGAAAACAGTGTCACCGCCGGTGTGGTTTCGGGCCTGCACCGGGAGATCCCGGGCAGTGCGGTCGAGACCCAGGCGCTGGTCGACCTCATCCAGACCGACGCGCCGATCAGCCCGGGCAGCAGTGGCGGCGGCGTGTTCAACGCCGGCGGCGAGGTCGTCGGCATCAGCGAGGCCTACATCCCGCCCCAGGCAGGCGCGGTGTCGCTGGGGTTCGCCATCCCGGCCGCCACCGCGGTCGACGTCGCCGAACAGCTGCGGACCACCGGCCGCGCCCGGCACGCCTTCGCCGGGCTCGAACCCGCCCAGCTCACCCCGCAGATCGCCGCGCAGCTGCGGCTGTCCCGGTCCGACGGGGTGATCGCGGCGGCGATCGTCCCGGGCGGTCCGGCGGCCACCGCCGGGCTGCGTCCGGGTGACGTGATCACCCGCGTCGACGACGCCGTGGTCGCCACGCCCGAGGAGTTCCTGGTCCAGTTGCGACGGCGGGACCCGGGCCAGGTGATCACGTTGACCTTCCACGGACCCGACGGGCGGGACGTGAGTGCCTCGCTGACGCTGACCGATCGGCCGGGCCTCAGCAGCTGA
- a CDS encoding TetR/AcrR family transcriptional regulator produces the protein MSPRPGKPRRSKGITEDAIITAAVELTRDKGLDDWSMRDLAKVLGVYPAVIHHHMGNRATVATAVVDRVLAEYQQLPEEDLPWQDWWRGFLTNLRAVFVQFPGTARHVATHGPSRAFADSIVDCAMRTLLAAGFERDEAAMVCRILVSQACLFTTLQDDQRRASKATDHRADAGVTDRPTSPEENPGYFRALFDYAIDRMLDGVEARRTATSGA, from the coding sequence TTGTCTCCCCGTCCTGGCAAGCCACGGCGGTCGAAGGGAATCACCGAAGACGCGATCATCACGGCCGCCGTCGAGCTGACGCGCGACAAGGGCCTGGATGACTGGAGCATGCGGGACCTCGCGAAAGTCCTCGGTGTCTACCCCGCGGTGATCCACCACCACATGGGCAACCGCGCGACGGTGGCCACCGCAGTCGTCGACCGCGTCCTCGCGGAGTACCAGCAGCTCCCCGAAGAAGACCTGCCGTGGCAGGACTGGTGGCGGGGATTCCTCACCAACCTGCGTGCAGTCTTCGTCCAGTTCCCCGGCACGGCGCGGCACGTCGCAACCCACGGGCCATCGCGTGCGTTTGCGGATTCTATTGTGGACTGTGCGATGCGGACGCTCCTGGCGGCCGGATTCGAACGGGACGAGGCCGCGATGGTGTGCCGCATCCTGGTGAGTCAAGCTTGCCTGTTCACCACGCTGCAGGACGACCAGCGCCGCGCGAGCAAGGCGACGGACCACCGCGCCGACGCGGGCGTAACGGACCGGCCCACGAGCCCGGAGGAGAATCCCGGTTACTTCCGCGCGCTGTTCGACTACGCCATCGACCGCATGCTCGACGGTGTCGAGGCGCGTCGCACAGCAACCAGCGGCGCCTGA
- a CDS encoding DUF6545 domain-containing protein, which translates to MAVLLAVAAVLVVGVRSGSWYGTGAAAGAVLAVVALQARGLRSGDPGFGFFCAVFIAGGLTALFWDPATNHTIVQAGLPPTVVYLLGCVLSNIATFSVLSMLASTLEENGSSGRRRTIRRVLTLLGSIIAMTVLAIGLHNPPNVATFPAHGGEPRLDWIRAIYALYIAVGVTEFLVICSRYLRREEPPRRVVISVWLEISGGVLAFVLAGRQIAGAWADQYGGNAVLDNTTISEILSAATFAPMVLGATWLVWAPAVMERLLLGWAWWAVHAMAPLHNALPADLLLDCDDDDLGVQRTWITGEIQDVRIALEPYVHPGIAERVRAAPMRRSRAKTEALVKAAELASALDAFDDECRTDTAAQRANRVRQLLAHATDIAPHTATIFVKITPAGIETYEDMPDIAAEPVSLKAQIAQDLPLIRLARAFRHAEVTRLREWARHDRASASAPLAV; encoded by the coding sequence GTGGCAGTCTTGCTGGCGGTCGCCGCTGTGCTGGTAGTGGGAGTGCGGTCGGGTAGTTGGTACGGCACCGGCGCCGCCGCGGGAGCGGTGCTGGCAGTCGTCGCTCTGCAGGCACGCGGACTGAGATCCGGTGATCCGGGTTTCGGTTTTTTCTGCGCGGTCTTCATCGCCGGCGGCCTTACCGCGCTCTTCTGGGACCCGGCCACCAACCACACGATCGTGCAAGCCGGCCTGCCGCCAACGGTCGTCTACCTCCTCGGCTGCGTCCTGTCCAACATCGCCACCTTTTCGGTGCTGTCGATGCTGGCCAGCACACTCGAGGAGAACGGTTCCAGCGGTCGGCGGCGCACCATCCGGCGGGTGCTGACGCTCCTGGGCAGCATCATCGCCATGACCGTGCTGGCGATCGGCCTGCACAACCCGCCGAACGTCGCTACTTTCCCAGCCCACGGTGGGGAGCCCCGCCTCGACTGGATCCGGGCGATCTACGCCCTGTACATCGCCGTCGGCGTCACCGAGTTCCTCGTCATCTGCAGCAGGTATCTCCGCCGGGAGGAACCTCCGCGGCGGGTCGTGATCAGCGTCTGGCTGGAGATCAGCGGAGGCGTACTCGCTTTCGTCCTGGCCGGGCGGCAGATCGCGGGTGCGTGGGCAGACCAGTACGGCGGCAACGCCGTGCTGGACAACACCACGATCAGCGAGATCCTCTCGGCGGCCACCTTCGCGCCCATGGTCCTCGGAGCGACATGGCTGGTGTGGGCGCCCGCGGTGATGGAGCGGCTTCTGCTCGGATGGGCCTGGTGGGCCGTCCACGCCATGGCCCCCCTGCACAATGCACTGCCCGCGGATCTCCTGCTCGACTGCGACGACGACGACCTCGGCGTCCAGCGCACCTGGATCACCGGAGAGATCCAGGACGTTCGCATTGCGCTGGAGCCATACGTACATCCCGGCATCGCGGAACGGGTGCGAGCCGCCCCGATGAGGCGGTCCCGGGCAAAGACCGAGGCACTGGTCAAAGCGGCGGAACTCGCGTCGGCGCTCGACGCCTTCGACGACGAATGCCGGACGGACACGGCCGCCCAGCGCGCCAACCGGGTACGTCAGCTCCTCGCGCACGCCACCGACATCGCACCACACACAGCGACGATCTTCGTGAAGATCACCCCGGCGGGCATCGAGACATACGAAGACATGCCGGACATCGCGGCGGAGCCGGTTTCCCTGAAAGCCCAGATCGCCCAGGACCTGCCGCTCATCCGGCTCGCCAGGGCTTTCCGGCATGCGGAAGTGACCCGGCTACGTGAATGGGCGCGCCACGACCGGGCCTCCGCGAGCGCACCTCTGGCGGTGTGA